One genomic region from Colletes latitarsis isolate SP2378_abdomen chromosome 10, iyColLati1, whole genome shotgun sequence encodes:
- the LOC143346619 gene encoding MBT domain-containing protein 1 isoform X5 produces MDMQASNGMDICMNSVYASIPGLPELGMVWMGDMMVHGEPTHELMLDPRQAESPFFSHGSNPYDDIRNHQIAPTTMVRYLPPQFATECSEPDEAMEAADAQEMQQEYDSQSERQEMTEYLTLEDYMGDEEREQVVNNAATQTTQDNRNRKIKPIKHPGLVLKTPIAYQPHTDLNFIPIRKDGIAVCEKCGAIGVKHAFYTKERRFCSRACARSSEHTAPTADSTYSPSHSVEPPTIVNSPSPPESKVINTALVKEEPDIKEPIEYEKLKVIAEPVMPEDLPVRRKRTAEMAGSYDWTPQLVEPGFCAAPVSCFKHAPISEIWDNITVGMKVEVENTDCDEVCEAFPDSFWVATVLRISGYRALLRYEGFGLNADKDFWVSLCSNDIHPVGWCATIGKPLIPPNTIANKYKDWKDFLMKRLTGARTLPTNFYNKVNDSMKSRFRCGLHLEVVDKNRISQVKVATIQKIVGKRLHVRYYDSPPEDNGFWCHEDSPLIHPVGWAKRVGQTLDAYPEYLERVTKSKLCQDDSTEDLFYVPKNHHLHLGYTFREGMKIEAIDPLNLSAICAATVMQVLKEDYIMIRIDSYDEDASGADWFCYHSCSPCIFPIGFCSQHGLPLTPPKGYDPTTFTWDTYLMEINTIPAPVQLFNREIPQHGFIEGMRLEAADLMDPRLVCVATITRVIGRLLRVHFDGWEDEYDQWLDCQSPDIYPVGWCDLVDHKLEGPRVLNKNISPTVKSPRGLKRKAKRKLKKSSKVSCAKNILPRHSERISMARERERELEPAQGIKIEREHDVESLPEQRNREPEPAEEPAGPDQTLPSPTTGQGQALNDTQSEIQSPPPPKERTATSYINVMSATSKYIPRLADGVQKCSESGDLVPSEWNVFDVAQFLRVNDCATYCDNFSKRKIDGKTLLTLTKDQIIDLTGFKVGPSLKIYDLIQQLKIKVNPAQERLKLGLKKLL; encoded by the exons ATGGACATGCAAGCTTCTAATG GAATGGATATTTGTATGAATTCAGTGTATGCCTCCATCCCTGGATTACCGGAACTAGGGATGGTATGGATGGGAGATATGATGGTACATGGAGAACCTACTCATGAACTTATGTTGGATCCCCGTCAAGCAGAAAGTCCATTTTTTTCTCATGGTTCAAATCCATATGATGACATTAGGAATCATCAAATTGCACCTACAACCATGGTACGGTATCTACCACCTCAATTTGCTACTGAATGTTCAGAACCTGACGAAGCTATGGAAGCAGCTGATGCACAGGAAatgcaacaa gaaTATGATTCACAATCGGAAAGACAAGAAATGACTGAATATTTAACATTAGAAGATTACATGGGTGACGAAGAACGGGAGCAAGTTGTAAACAATGCAGCGACCCAAACTACTCAGGACAATCGTAATAGGAAAATAAAACCTATAAAGCATCCTGGACTTGTTTTAAAAACACCAATTGCATATCAACCACATAcagatttaaattttattcccaTTCGTAAGGATGGTATAG CTGTTTGTGAAAAATGTGGTGCTATTGGTGTAAAACATGCATTTTATACAAAGGAGCGTAGATTTTGTAGTAGAGCATGTGCACGATCTTCAGAACATACTGCTCCTACTGCAGATTCTACATACAGTCCATCTCATTCTGTAGAAccgcctacaattgtgaattcaCCTTCTCCACCTGAATCCAAAGTGATAAATACT GCCTTAGTGAAGGAAGAACCAGATATAAAGGAGCCTATCGAATATGAAAAACTAAAAGTTATAGCTGAACCAGTGATGCCAGAGGATTTACCCGTAAGAAGAAAGAGAACTGCTGAAATGGCAGGTTCTTACGATTGGACCCCACAGTTAGTGGAACCTGGATTTTGTGCTGCTCCAGTATCTTGCTTTAAACAC GCACCTATATCAGAAATCTGGGATAATATAACAGTTGGTATGAAAGTTGAAGTAGAGAATACAGATTgcgatgaagtatgcgaagcattCCCAGATTCTTTTTGGGTTGCTACTGTATTACGTATATCTGGCTATAGAGCTTTATTGAGGTACGAAGGTTTCGGCCTTAACGCTGATAAAGATTTCTGGGTATCTCTGTGCTCCAATGACATACATCCAGTAGGTTGGTGTGCAACAATTGGTAAACCTCTCATTCCGCCTAATA caattgctaacaaatacaaAGACTGGAAGGATTTTTTAATGAAACGATTAACAGGTgcaaggacactgccaactaatttttataataaagttaATGATAGTATGAAGTCGCGTTTTAGATGTGGACTTCATTTGGAAGTAGTAGATAAAAATAGAATCTCACAAGTAAAAGTAGCGACAATACAAAAAATTGTTGGCAAACGTTTACATGTAAGATACTATGATTCGCCGCCCGAAGATAATGGTTTTTGGTGTCACGAAGATTCCCCTCTAATACATCCTGTTGGCTGGGCCAAGAGGGTAGGGCAAACATTGGATGCATATCCGGAATATTTAGAACGTGTGACAAAATCAAAATTATGTCAAGACGATTCAACGGAAGATCTTTTTTATGTGCCAAAGAACCATCACTTGCACCTTGGTTACACATTTCGAGAAGGAATGAAAATAGAAGCCATTGATCCGCTTAATCTTTCTGCCATATGTGCAGCAACGGTTATGCAAGTTTTAAAAGAAGATTACATAATGATTCGTATAGATAGTTATGATGAGGATGCAAGTGGTGCTGATTGGTTTTGTTATCATTCATGTTCACCTTGTATTTTTCCAATCGGATTTTGTTCTCAACACGGTTTACCGCTTACGCCACCAAAGGGATATGATCCTACTACATTTACATGGGATACATATTTAATGGAGATAAATACTATACCTGCTCCAGTGCAATTATTTAACAGG GAAATACCTCAACATGGATTTATTGAAGGAATGAGACTCGAAGCTGCTGATTTAATGGATCCTAGATTAGTGTGTGTTGCTACTATTACCAGGGTGATTGGAAGGTTATTAAGAGTACACTTTGATGGTTGGGAAGACGAATATGATCAGTGGCTAGATTGTCAGAGTCCTGACATTTATCCAGTTGGATGGTGTGATCTAGTTGATCATAAATTAGAAGGGCCCCGTGTACTCAATAAAAACATTAGTCCTACTG TAAAATCACCAAGAGGCCTTAAACGTAAAGCTAAGAGAAAACTGAAGAAAAGCAGCAAAGTATCCTGCGCAAAAAACATTCTACCTCGGCACAGTGAACGTATTAGCATGGCTCGCGAACGTGAACGAGAACTAGAGCCTGCTCAAGGGATAAAAATTGAAAGAGAACATGATGTGGAAAGTCTACCAGAACAAAGAAATAGGGAACCGGAGCCAGCAGAAGAACCAGCTGGGCCTGATCAAACTTTACCTAGTCCTACTACTGGACAAGGTCAAGCATTAAATGATACTCAAAGTGAGATACAAAGCCCTCCACCACCAAAAGAACGAACTGCAACATCGTATATTAAT GTGATGTCTGCCACTAGTAAATACATCCCAAGGCTAGCAGATGGTGTACAAAAATGTTCGGAATCTGGTGATTTAGTGCCATCTGAATGGAATGTGTTTGATGTTGCACAATTTCTTCGCGTTAATGATTGTGCAACGTATTGCGATAATTTTAGTAAACGTAAAATAGATGGAAAAACTTTGTTAACGCTCACTAAGGACCAAATAATAGACCTGACAGGTTTTAAAGTTGGGCCTTCTTTAAAAATATATGATCTTATTCAGCAATTAAAAATCAAAGTGAATCCAGCTCAGGAAAGGTTGAAATTaggattgaaaaagttattataa
- the LOC143346619 gene encoding MBT domain-containing protein 1 isoform X1, translated as MFPSGKGMDICMNSVYASIPGLPELGMVWMGDMMVHGEPTHELMLDPRQAESPFFSHGSNPYDDIRNHQIAPTTMVRYLPPQFATECSEPDEAMEAADAQEMQQEYDSQSERQEMTEYLTLEDYMGDEEREQVVNNAATQTTQDNRNRKIKPIKHPGLVLKTPIAYQPHTDLNFIPIRKDGIAVCEKCGAIGVKHAFYTKERRFCSRACARSSEHTAPTADSTYSPSHSVEPPTIVNSPSPPESKVINTALVKEEPDIKEPIEYEKLKVIAEPVMPEDLPVRRKRTAEMAGSYDWTPQLVEPGFCAAPVSCFKHAPISEIWDNITVGMKVEVENTDCDEVCEAFPDSFWVATVLRISGYRALLRYEGFGLNADKDFWVSLCSNDIHPVGWCATIGKPLIPPNTIANKYKDWKDFLMKRLTGARTLPTNFYNKVNDSMKSRFRCGLHLEVVDKNRISQVKVATIQKIVGKRLHVRYYDSPPEDNGFWCHEDSPLIHPVGWAKRVGQTLDAYPEYLERVTKSKLCQDDSTEDLFYVPKNHHLHLGYTFREGMKIEAIDPLNLSAICAATVMQVLKEDYIMIRIDSYDEDASGADWFCYHSCSPCIFPIGFCSQHGLPLTPPKGYDPTTFTWDTYLMEINTIPAPVQLFNREIPQHGFIEGMRLEAADLMDPRLVCVATITRVIGRLLRVHFDGWEDEYDQWLDCQSPDIYPVGWCDLVDHKLEGPRVLNKNISPTVKSPRGLKRKAKRKLKKSSKVSCAKNILPRHSERISMARERERELEPAQGIKIEREHDVESLPEQRNREPEPAEEPAGPDQTLPSPTTGQGQALNDTQSEIQSPPPPKERTATSYINVMSATSKYIPRLADGVQKCSESGDLVPSEWNVFDVAQFLRVNDCATYCDNFSKRKIDGKTLLTLTKDQIIDLTGFKVGPSLKIYDLIQQLKIKVNPAQERLKLGLKKLL; from the exons ATGTTTCCCAGTGGAAAAG GAATGGATATTTGTATGAATTCAGTGTATGCCTCCATCCCTGGATTACCGGAACTAGGGATGGTATGGATGGGAGATATGATGGTACATGGAGAACCTACTCATGAACTTATGTTGGATCCCCGTCAAGCAGAAAGTCCATTTTTTTCTCATGGTTCAAATCCATATGATGACATTAGGAATCATCAAATTGCACCTACAACCATGGTACGGTATCTACCACCTCAATTTGCTACTGAATGTTCAGAACCTGACGAAGCTATGGAAGCAGCTGATGCACAGGAAatgcaacaa gaaTATGATTCACAATCGGAAAGACAAGAAATGACTGAATATTTAACATTAGAAGATTACATGGGTGACGAAGAACGGGAGCAAGTTGTAAACAATGCAGCGACCCAAACTACTCAGGACAATCGTAATAGGAAAATAAAACCTATAAAGCATCCTGGACTTGTTTTAAAAACACCAATTGCATATCAACCACATAcagatttaaattttattcccaTTCGTAAGGATGGTATAG CTGTTTGTGAAAAATGTGGTGCTATTGGTGTAAAACATGCATTTTATACAAAGGAGCGTAGATTTTGTAGTAGAGCATGTGCACGATCTTCAGAACATACTGCTCCTACTGCAGATTCTACATACAGTCCATCTCATTCTGTAGAAccgcctacaattgtgaattcaCCTTCTCCACCTGAATCCAAAGTGATAAATACT GCCTTAGTGAAGGAAGAACCAGATATAAAGGAGCCTATCGAATATGAAAAACTAAAAGTTATAGCTGAACCAGTGATGCCAGAGGATTTACCCGTAAGAAGAAAGAGAACTGCTGAAATGGCAGGTTCTTACGATTGGACCCCACAGTTAGTGGAACCTGGATTTTGTGCTGCTCCAGTATCTTGCTTTAAACAC GCACCTATATCAGAAATCTGGGATAATATAACAGTTGGTATGAAAGTTGAAGTAGAGAATACAGATTgcgatgaagtatgcgaagcattCCCAGATTCTTTTTGGGTTGCTACTGTATTACGTATATCTGGCTATAGAGCTTTATTGAGGTACGAAGGTTTCGGCCTTAACGCTGATAAAGATTTCTGGGTATCTCTGTGCTCCAATGACATACATCCAGTAGGTTGGTGTGCAACAATTGGTAAACCTCTCATTCCGCCTAATA caattgctaacaaatacaaAGACTGGAAGGATTTTTTAATGAAACGATTAACAGGTgcaaggacactgccaactaatttttataataaagttaATGATAGTATGAAGTCGCGTTTTAGATGTGGACTTCATTTGGAAGTAGTAGATAAAAATAGAATCTCACAAGTAAAAGTAGCGACAATACAAAAAATTGTTGGCAAACGTTTACATGTAAGATACTATGATTCGCCGCCCGAAGATAATGGTTTTTGGTGTCACGAAGATTCCCCTCTAATACATCCTGTTGGCTGGGCCAAGAGGGTAGGGCAAACATTGGATGCATATCCGGAATATTTAGAACGTGTGACAAAATCAAAATTATGTCAAGACGATTCAACGGAAGATCTTTTTTATGTGCCAAAGAACCATCACTTGCACCTTGGTTACACATTTCGAGAAGGAATGAAAATAGAAGCCATTGATCCGCTTAATCTTTCTGCCATATGTGCAGCAACGGTTATGCAAGTTTTAAAAGAAGATTACATAATGATTCGTATAGATAGTTATGATGAGGATGCAAGTGGTGCTGATTGGTTTTGTTATCATTCATGTTCACCTTGTATTTTTCCAATCGGATTTTGTTCTCAACACGGTTTACCGCTTACGCCACCAAAGGGATATGATCCTACTACATTTACATGGGATACATATTTAATGGAGATAAATACTATACCTGCTCCAGTGCAATTATTTAACAGG GAAATACCTCAACATGGATTTATTGAAGGAATGAGACTCGAAGCTGCTGATTTAATGGATCCTAGATTAGTGTGTGTTGCTACTATTACCAGGGTGATTGGAAGGTTATTAAGAGTACACTTTGATGGTTGGGAAGACGAATATGATCAGTGGCTAGATTGTCAGAGTCCTGACATTTATCCAGTTGGATGGTGTGATCTAGTTGATCATAAATTAGAAGGGCCCCGTGTACTCAATAAAAACATTAGTCCTACTG TAAAATCACCAAGAGGCCTTAAACGTAAAGCTAAGAGAAAACTGAAGAAAAGCAGCAAAGTATCCTGCGCAAAAAACATTCTACCTCGGCACAGTGAACGTATTAGCATGGCTCGCGAACGTGAACGAGAACTAGAGCCTGCTCAAGGGATAAAAATTGAAAGAGAACATGATGTGGAAAGTCTACCAGAACAAAGAAATAGGGAACCGGAGCCAGCAGAAGAACCAGCTGGGCCTGATCAAACTTTACCTAGTCCTACTACTGGACAAGGTCAAGCATTAAATGATACTCAAAGTGAGATACAAAGCCCTCCACCACCAAAAGAACGAACTGCAACATCGTATATTAAT GTGATGTCTGCCACTAGTAAATACATCCCAAGGCTAGCAGATGGTGTACAAAAATGTTCGGAATCTGGTGATTTAGTGCCATCTGAATGGAATGTGTTTGATGTTGCACAATTTCTTCGCGTTAATGATTGTGCAACGTATTGCGATAATTTTAGTAAACGTAAAATAGATGGAAAAACTTTGTTAACGCTCACTAAGGACCAAATAATAGACCTGACAGGTTTTAAAGTTGGGCCTTCTTTAAAAATATATGATCTTATTCAGCAATTAAAAATCAAAGTGAATCCAGCTCAGGAAAGGTTGAAATTaggattgaaaaagttattataa
- the LOC143346619 gene encoding MBT domain-containing protein 1 isoform X3, whose translation MFPSGKVYASIPGLPELGMVWMGDMMVHGEPTHELMLDPRQAESPFFSHGSNPYDDIRNHQIAPTTMVRYLPPQFATECSEPDEAMEAADAQEMQQEYDSQSERQEMTEYLTLEDYMGDEEREQVVNNAATQTTQDNRNRKIKPIKHPGLVLKTPIAYQPHTDLNFIPIRKDGIAVCEKCGAIGVKHAFYTKERRFCSRACARSSEHTAPTADSTYSPSHSVEPPTIVNSPSPPESKVINTALVKEEPDIKEPIEYEKLKVIAEPVMPEDLPVRRKRTAEMAGSYDWTPQLVEPGFCAAPVSCFKHAPISEIWDNITVGMKVEVENTDCDEVCEAFPDSFWVATVLRISGYRALLRYEGFGLNADKDFWVSLCSNDIHPVGWCATIGKPLIPPNTIANKYKDWKDFLMKRLTGARTLPTNFYNKVNDSMKSRFRCGLHLEVVDKNRISQVKVATIQKIVGKRLHVRYYDSPPEDNGFWCHEDSPLIHPVGWAKRVGQTLDAYPEYLERVTKSKLCQDDSTEDLFYVPKNHHLHLGYTFREGMKIEAIDPLNLSAICAATVMQVLKEDYIMIRIDSYDEDASGADWFCYHSCSPCIFPIGFCSQHGLPLTPPKGYDPTTFTWDTYLMEINTIPAPVQLFNREIPQHGFIEGMRLEAADLMDPRLVCVATITRVIGRLLRVHFDGWEDEYDQWLDCQSPDIYPVGWCDLVDHKLEGPRVLNKNISPTVKSPRGLKRKAKRKLKKSSKVSCAKNILPRHSERISMARERERELEPAQGIKIEREHDVESLPEQRNREPEPAEEPAGPDQTLPSPTTGQGQALNDTQSEIQSPPPPKERTATSYINVMSATSKYIPRLADGVQKCSESGDLVPSEWNVFDVAQFLRVNDCATYCDNFSKRKIDGKTLLTLTKDQIIDLTGFKVGPSLKIYDLIQQLKIKVNPAQERLKLGLKKLL comes from the exons ATGTTTCCCAGTGGAAAAG TGTATGCCTCCATCCCTGGATTACCGGAACTAGGGATGGTATGGATGGGAGATATGATGGTACATGGAGAACCTACTCATGAACTTATGTTGGATCCCCGTCAAGCAGAAAGTCCATTTTTTTCTCATGGTTCAAATCCATATGATGACATTAGGAATCATCAAATTGCACCTACAACCATGGTACGGTATCTACCACCTCAATTTGCTACTGAATGTTCAGAACCTGACGAAGCTATGGAAGCAGCTGATGCACAGGAAatgcaacaa gaaTATGATTCACAATCGGAAAGACAAGAAATGACTGAATATTTAACATTAGAAGATTACATGGGTGACGAAGAACGGGAGCAAGTTGTAAACAATGCAGCGACCCAAACTACTCAGGACAATCGTAATAGGAAAATAAAACCTATAAAGCATCCTGGACTTGTTTTAAAAACACCAATTGCATATCAACCACATAcagatttaaattttattcccaTTCGTAAGGATGGTATAG CTGTTTGTGAAAAATGTGGTGCTATTGGTGTAAAACATGCATTTTATACAAAGGAGCGTAGATTTTGTAGTAGAGCATGTGCACGATCTTCAGAACATACTGCTCCTACTGCAGATTCTACATACAGTCCATCTCATTCTGTAGAAccgcctacaattgtgaattcaCCTTCTCCACCTGAATCCAAAGTGATAAATACT GCCTTAGTGAAGGAAGAACCAGATATAAAGGAGCCTATCGAATATGAAAAACTAAAAGTTATAGCTGAACCAGTGATGCCAGAGGATTTACCCGTAAGAAGAAAGAGAACTGCTGAAATGGCAGGTTCTTACGATTGGACCCCACAGTTAGTGGAACCTGGATTTTGTGCTGCTCCAGTATCTTGCTTTAAACAC GCACCTATATCAGAAATCTGGGATAATATAACAGTTGGTATGAAAGTTGAAGTAGAGAATACAGATTgcgatgaagtatgcgaagcattCCCAGATTCTTTTTGGGTTGCTACTGTATTACGTATATCTGGCTATAGAGCTTTATTGAGGTACGAAGGTTTCGGCCTTAACGCTGATAAAGATTTCTGGGTATCTCTGTGCTCCAATGACATACATCCAGTAGGTTGGTGTGCAACAATTGGTAAACCTCTCATTCCGCCTAATA caattgctaacaaatacaaAGACTGGAAGGATTTTTTAATGAAACGATTAACAGGTgcaaggacactgccaactaatttttataataaagttaATGATAGTATGAAGTCGCGTTTTAGATGTGGACTTCATTTGGAAGTAGTAGATAAAAATAGAATCTCACAAGTAAAAGTAGCGACAATACAAAAAATTGTTGGCAAACGTTTACATGTAAGATACTATGATTCGCCGCCCGAAGATAATGGTTTTTGGTGTCACGAAGATTCCCCTCTAATACATCCTGTTGGCTGGGCCAAGAGGGTAGGGCAAACATTGGATGCATATCCGGAATATTTAGAACGTGTGACAAAATCAAAATTATGTCAAGACGATTCAACGGAAGATCTTTTTTATGTGCCAAAGAACCATCACTTGCACCTTGGTTACACATTTCGAGAAGGAATGAAAATAGAAGCCATTGATCCGCTTAATCTTTCTGCCATATGTGCAGCAACGGTTATGCAAGTTTTAAAAGAAGATTACATAATGATTCGTATAGATAGTTATGATGAGGATGCAAGTGGTGCTGATTGGTTTTGTTATCATTCATGTTCACCTTGTATTTTTCCAATCGGATTTTGTTCTCAACACGGTTTACCGCTTACGCCACCAAAGGGATATGATCCTACTACATTTACATGGGATACATATTTAATGGAGATAAATACTATACCTGCTCCAGTGCAATTATTTAACAGG GAAATACCTCAACATGGATTTATTGAAGGAATGAGACTCGAAGCTGCTGATTTAATGGATCCTAGATTAGTGTGTGTTGCTACTATTACCAGGGTGATTGGAAGGTTATTAAGAGTACACTTTGATGGTTGGGAAGACGAATATGATCAGTGGCTAGATTGTCAGAGTCCTGACATTTATCCAGTTGGATGGTGTGATCTAGTTGATCATAAATTAGAAGGGCCCCGTGTACTCAATAAAAACATTAGTCCTACTG TAAAATCACCAAGAGGCCTTAAACGTAAAGCTAAGAGAAAACTGAAGAAAAGCAGCAAAGTATCCTGCGCAAAAAACATTCTACCTCGGCACAGTGAACGTATTAGCATGGCTCGCGAACGTGAACGAGAACTAGAGCCTGCTCAAGGGATAAAAATTGAAAGAGAACATGATGTGGAAAGTCTACCAGAACAAAGAAATAGGGAACCGGAGCCAGCAGAAGAACCAGCTGGGCCTGATCAAACTTTACCTAGTCCTACTACTGGACAAGGTCAAGCATTAAATGATACTCAAAGTGAGATACAAAGCCCTCCACCACCAAAAGAACGAACTGCAACATCGTATATTAAT GTGATGTCTGCCACTAGTAAATACATCCCAAGGCTAGCAGATGGTGTACAAAAATGTTCGGAATCTGGTGATTTAGTGCCATCTGAATGGAATGTGTTTGATGTTGCACAATTTCTTCGCGTTAATGATTGTGCAACGTATTGCGATAATTTTAGTAAACGTAAAATAGATGGAAAAACTTTGTTAACGCTCACTAAGGACCAAATAATAGACCTGACAGGTTTTAAAGTTGGGCCTTCTTTAAAAATATATGATCTTATTCAGCAATTAAAAATCAAAGTGAATCCAGCTCAGGAAAGGTTGAAATTaggattgaaaaagttattataa